Below is a genomic region from Bacteroidia bacterium.
TTAGCTCGGCTTATACCTTGAAACGGTTTCATCCTGTACTGAAAGTTTTTAAGGCTCATTTGGGAACCGATTATGCTGCACCTACCGGAACCCCTATTCTTTCTGTTGCGGATGGGGTAATTACCGATGCTAAATACACCGTTAATAATGGTAATTATGTCAAAATAAAACATAATGCTACTTATACAACCCAATACCTTCACATGAGTAGAATTGCTAAAGGAATGCGCTCCGGTAAAAGAGTTAAGCAAGGTGAAGTTATTGGATTTGTTGGTAGTACAGGACTTGCAACAGGCCCCCACCTTTGTTTTAGATTTTGGAAAAATGGGGTCCAAGTCGATCCTCGAAAAGAAAAATCCAACCAAGGACCTCCACTCGAATCTAAGCTTAAAGGGGAATACTTGGCAAAAATTAATCCAATAAAAACGCAATTACAAAACCTATAGACCTAACCAACTTTAGGTAAACCAATAAAAAGTAAATTTATTTCGTCCTTTTTTATTGACTGATCGTTTCAGTTTGGTGTTGGATTTCTTAAGTGACATTTTATAGATATAGGATTATGTCTGTGTTCGTTTTCGTACAGTGTTGTTGGTTTTGTTAGAATTGTATAAAAGTTTTTTTAGTTTATTGGCTGATTATCAACAGTATATCATTTTGGCAAAGTTTAGGATATACGTTATTCTGAAGTAGTCCAAGTACTATTTCCTAGCTTTGTTTAAAGTGATACAAAATTATCTGATAATGGCCTGGAGAACCTTGTTGAAAAACAAGGCAAGTTCATTCATTAATATTTTTGGACTCGCTATTGGAATTGCCTCTTTTCTGTGGATTTTTATTTTTGTATCCGAAGAGCTCAGTTATGATAAATGCTGGAAAGATTACGAACGAATTTATAGGGTTAATCAAATTATTACTGTTCCAGCCAAGTCAGATCCTTTTTCAGTTACATCTGTAATTTTTGGACCGGCAATAGATATAGCTCTTCAAGGCCATGAAGAGGTAGCAAGAGTGCTGGCTGTAGGACCTCAATCGGTTTGGGCAAATGGACAATCGCATCGGGTGGATGGTCACTATTTCGTTGATTCGAACTTGTTTAAAATATTTGATTTCCCTTTTTTAGAAGGTGACCCCAAAACAGCATTGCTTCTTCCTAATACCATTGTAATTTCAAAG
It encodes:
- a CDS encoding peptidoglycan DD-metalloendopeptidase family protein yields the protein VMMAQVFAWTIDFHKIQKEDAFKIVFEEQRVEGKSIGINRIKGAWFKSKGQEYYAFPFERNGSTNWYDEKGNSLRRMFLKAPLKFSRVSSAYTLKRFHPVLKVFKAHLGTDYAAPTGTPILSVADGVITDAKYTVNNGNYVKIKHNATYTTQYLHMSRIAKGMRSGKRVKQGEVIGFVGSTGLATGPHLCFRFWKNGVQVDPRKEKSNQGPPLESKLKGEYLAKINPIKTQLQNL